One Belonocnema kinseyi isolate 2016_QV_RU_SX_M_011 chromosome 6, B_treatae_v1, whole genome shotgun sequence genomic region harbors:
- the LOC117175462 gene encoding glucose dehydrogenase [FAD, quinone]-like, whose translation MEYCLTQACAAVLSGETTGLIYTHLLKTLLTAECCLNTGNLYPPDRTSDVLNQNPEFDFIIIGAGTAGSALASRLSEIKKWNILLVEEGDNPSLSSRIPGLWRTLLHFEEDHAYLTEQNENYCLGQKTKDVSGQKAKHLVEARL comes from the coding sequence aTGGAATACTGCTTGACACAAGCTTGTGCTGCAGTATTAAGTGGAGAAACAACCGGATTAATTTACACACATCTTTTGAAAACACTTTTAACAGCCGAATGTTGTTTAAACACGGGGAATTTGTACCCACCAGACAGAACTTCAGATGTCCTTAACCAAAATCCCGAATTTGACTTTATAATAATAGGTGCTGGAACGGCAGGCTCAGCTTTAGCGAGTAGActatcagaaattaaaaaatggaatattctttTGGTAGAGGAGGGAGACAATCCTTCTTTAAGTAGCAGAATACCCGGACTTTGGAgaactttgttacattttgaggAGGATCACGCCTACTTAACCgagcaaaatgaaaattattgccTTGGACAAAAAACAAAAGATGTCTCTGGTCAAAAGGCAAAGCACTTGGTAGAAGCTCGGCTATGA